In Nocardioides sp. JS614, the sequence CGGCTGGCCGACGCCGACCTGCCGGCGCTGGCGGTGCCCGCCGGCCTCTGCGTGGGAGCGGCCCGATGAGTCGCAAGCGTTCGGAGACTGGGGCCCCGCCGGCCGTCAACCTGCTCTCGGAGTCGGCGTTCGTCCGGTTGGCGGCCCGCCGGCTGCGGCAGCGGTTCGTCGCCGGAGGAGTCGTGATGGTGCTGCTCGTCGGCGGCGCGTGGACCTTCCAGCACCTGCGGGTCGAGGAGGCTCGCAAGGTCGTCGCCGTGGAGCAGGCGGAGACGACGCGACTGACCGGGCAGACCCAGGTGCTCGCACCCGTCCGCACGTTCGTGAACGGCGTCGCGGTGCAGCAGCGCACGGTCGAGACCGCCATGGCCGACGAGGTCTACGTCTCCGACGTCCTCGACGGCGTGCGCGACGCGACCCCGCTGGGCGCGCAGATCACGACCGTCGCCGTGACGATCGCGGCGACCACCGGCGTCGGCGGCGCGCCCGTCCCGGGCGCCGCGTCGGCCTGTCCCGGTCCGGACCCGTTCAACACCCGCACGGTGGTCGGCTGCGTGACGCTCTCCGGTACGGCGGGCAGCCGCGCCGAGGTCGGCGACATGGTGATCGCCCTCGGCGCCTCGCACCTGTTCGTCGAGCCGTTCATCTCCACGACGACCACCGGTGACGGCGAGGCGGTGACCTTCAGCGGGTCGGTCGGCCTGTCGGAGCAGGTCTACAGCGGCCGGTACGCCAGCACCGACGCCACCGATGCCAGCACCAACGCCAGCACCGAGGGAGGCTCGTGATGGACCTCGCCACCCCGGGGGCGACCAAGCTCGTCGGCTCCCTCTCGCTCCTGGTCGTCGCCGGCCTCGGCTGGCTGCTCGTGGTCGGCCCGGAGACCGACGCCCTGGCGCAGGCCCGTGAGGAGATCACCACCGTTCGCGACCAGAACGCGGTGCTCACCAGCCAGCTCGCGGTGCTGGAGCAGCAGCGCGAGGGTCTCGCGACGACCCGCCGCGACGCGCGCCGGCTCGCGGCGCTGTTCCCGCCGACCGCGGACCAGCCGGGCATGTTCGAGGAGGTCACCGCGGCCGCCGTGGAGGCCGGCATCGGCCCGCAGGGCGTCACCACGCTGACCCCGACCCCGCCGGTCCTCGGCACCGCCGACGCCGCCGCCCCCGCATCGGCGGCCGACCCCGCTGCCGATCCCGCCGCCGACCCCGCCGCCGACCCCGCCGCGGCGCCTGCGACCGCGGGCCAGCTGCTGGCCCGGCAGACGGTGACCGTCGCCGTCACCGGGACCTACGAGGAGACCCAGCGGCTGCTGGAGAACCTCGAGCACATGCCGCGCGCCTACCTGGTCACCGCGGTCTCGCTGGCCAGCGGCTCCGAGGGCGGTGAGTTCACCACCACCATCACCGGCGACATGTTCGTGATGCCGCCGGTCGTGGACCCCGGGAAGACGCTCAATCTCTCCAGCACCACCCAGCCGGAAGGATGATCGTGGACGCAC encodes:
- a CDS encoding fimbrial assembly family protein; this encodes MSRKRSETGAPPAVNLLSESAFVRLAARRLRQRFVAGGVVMVLLVGGAWTFQHLRVEEARKVVAVEQAETTRLTGQTQVLAPVRTFVNGVAVQQRTVETAMADEVYVSDVLDGVRDATPLGAQITTVAVTIAATTGVGGAPVPGAASACPGPDPFNTRTVVGCVTLSGTAGSRAEVGDMVIALGASHLFVEPFISTTTTGDGEAVTFSGSVGLSEQVYSGRYASTDATDASTNASTEGGS
- a CDS encoding type 4a pilus biogenesis protein PilO: MDLATPGATKLVGSLSLLVVAGLGWLLVVGPETDALAQAREEITTVRDQNAVLTSQLAVLEQQREGLATTRRDARRLAALFPPTADQPGMFEEVTAAAVEAGIGPQGVTTLTPTPPVLGTADAAAPASAADPAADPAADPAADPAAAPATAGQLLARQTVTVAVTGTYEETQRLLENLEHMPRAYLVTAVSLASGSEGGEFTTTITGDMFVMPPVVDPGKTLNLSSTTQPEG